In the genome of Mycoplasma seminis, one region contains:
- the pheS gene encoding phenylalanine--tRNA ligase subunit alpha: MEFKLENINTLEDLKQAKAQVFGSDGEIAKLQNQLKSAPVEEKKNIGAQINVLKTKYNEFFSQAEERIKQLQIDAKVNSEFIDVTAPLAKPASLHPITLVENRLKEWFYQHGYYQQEEGEIVSDLYNFERLNIPSDHPARAMHDSLYFDPNTLLRTHNTGITAKVLAENPNQVFSTFAIGKVYRNDEDDATHSHQFTQVDFVSVGHEISFGNLIWTLKDLLSYVLEEQVQIRLRPSYFPFTEPSVEVDVFYKNRWIEILGAGMLHPNVLKMAGFDESFNGLAAGVGVERITMIKYGFNDIRDLYRNDLRIMEQFRNER; the protein is encoded by the coding sequence ATGGAATTCAAACTTGAAAATATTAATACATTAGAAGATTTAAAACAGGCAAAAGCTCAAGTTTTCGGATCTGACGGTGAAATTGCTAAATTACAAAATCAACTTAAATCTGCTCCAGTAGAAGAAAAGAAAAACATTGGTGCACAAATTAATGTTTTAAAAACTAAATATAATGAATTTTTCTCACAAGCTGAAGAAAGAATTAAACAATTACAAATTGATGCAAAAGTTAATTCTGAATTTATTGATGTAACTGCACCATTAGCAAAACCAGCAAGCTTACATCCAATTACTTTAGTTGAAAATAGATTAAAGGAATGATTCTATCAACATGGATATTACCAACAAGAAGAAGGAGAAATTGTCTCTGACTTATATAACTTTGAAAGATTAAATATTCCTAGTGATCACCCTGCTAGAGCAATGCATGATTCTCTTTACTTTGATCCAAACACATTACTTAGAACACATAACACAGGAATTACAGCTAAAGTACTTGCAGAAAATCCAAATCAAGTCTTTTCTACCTTTGCAATTGGTAAAGTATATAGAAATGATGAAGATGATGCAACTCACTCACACCAATTTACTCAAGTTGATTTTGTTTCAGTTGGGCATGAAATTTCATTTGGAAACTTAATTTGAACCTTAAAAGATTTACTTTCTTATGTACTTGAAGAACAAGTTCAAATTAGACTTAGACCAAGTTATTTCCCATTTACAGAGCCTAGTGTTGAAGTTGATGTATTCTACAAAAATAGATGAATTGAAATTTTAGGTGCTGGTATGTTACATCCAAATGTGCTTAAAATGGCTGGATTTGACGAAAGCTTTAACGGACTTGCAGCTGGAGTTGGAGTTGAACGTATTACAATGATTAAATATGGATTTAATGATATTAGAGACTTATATAGAAATGATTTAAGAATAATGGAGCAATTTAGAAATGAAAGATAG